The Monomorium pharaonis isolate MP-MQ-018 chromosome 5, ASM1337386v2, whole genome shotgun sequence genome includes a window with the following:
- the LOC118645645 gene encoding protein ALP1-like isoform X1, protein MGALLVQRRRNRINRERHRRRRRIWVRPVNTRRRQQGAFYNLFQEIKTDQQMFHKYTRMTLPTFQHLMDIINPSLIKRSPRALEPEQRVALTLRFLIGDKVPAIAFAYRVGLSTVHKIIKETCDIFGRLLGPIYLRAPSREEYLQIAEGFWKLWNFPHCLGALDGKHVDAQCPPNSGTLYFNYHKRYSIVLLAICDHNYQFILVDIGSIGKNSDAGIYANSDLNMENGMLDIPEGTSCLSGTDIQVPYFFIGDEAFPIGKHLMRPYSGRYLGERKNIFNYRLSRARRIIENTFGILVKKWSIYNRPIAATPENINKYILATVCLHNFLRNREGNVIQFKNNDEIIENNENGAAFATHIRDSLCNYFITPNGMVDWQHDYVTRGQNQDII, encoded by the exons ATGGGAGCACTTTTGGTGCAACGTCGTAGAAATAGGATCAACCGTGAACGTCATCGTCGCCGTCGGCGTATCTGGGTACGACCAGTTAACACAAGGAGAAGACAGCAAGGAGCGttttacaatctttttcaGGAGATAAAAACAGATCAACAAATGTTCCACAAGTATACACGTATGACACTGCCAACATTCCAGCACTTGATGGACATTATCAATCCAAGCTTAATAAAACGAAGTCCACGAGCACTTGAACCAGAGCAAAGAGTTGCTTTGACATTACG ATTTCTGATTGGAGACAAAGTTCCAGCAATTGCTTTTGCCTATCGTGTTGGTTTATCAACAgtgcataaaataattaaagagacGTGTGACATATTTGGAAGACTTCTTGGTCCTATCTATCTACGAGCTCCTTCGAGAGaagaatatttacaaattgctGAGGGTTTTTGGAAACTATGGAATTTTCCACATTGCTTGGGGGCACTTGATGGAAAACATGTCGATGCTCAATGCCCCCCCAATTCTGGTACGCTGTACTTTAATTATCACAAACGATACAGCATCGTACTTTTGGCTATATGTGATCacaattatcaatttattttggtCGATATTGGATCAATAGGGAAGAACAGTGATGCAGGAATTTATGCAAACAGCGACTTGAATATGGAAAATGGGATGCTGGATATTCCAGAGGGAACCAGTTGCTTAAGCGGAACCGATATACAAGtgccttatttttttattggggACGAAGCATTTCCCATTGGAAAGCATTTGATGCGGCCATATTCTGGACGGTATTTGGGGGAACgcaagaatatatttaattacagacTTTCGCGAGCCCGGcgtataatagaaaatacatttggaattttagtaaaaaagtgGAGTATTTATAACAGACCGATTGCTGCGACTCctgaaaatatcaataaatatattttggcaACTGTATGTTTGCACAATTTCTTAAGAAACAGAGAAGGTaatgttatacaatttaaaaacaatgatgaaattattgaaaataacgaAAATGGTGCAGCATTTGCGACGCACATTAGAGACTCtctttgcaattattttataactccAAATGGAATGGTCGATTGGCAGCATGACTATGTAACAAGAGGACAAAATCAAGACATCATCTAA
- the LOC118645806 gene encoding uncharacterized protein LOC118645806, whose translation MAYDHTDYCRNSINMSQNEENENYSEVMLQDEDRNFDDLLINIVKEYPHLYDSSSDVCCTRWTRLRESFSKEKKKRQSETTSGSGASKRRGFVYFESMKYIDKFVKTKKSITNIKFPKKSNIFDCSKDKSLNKEISNWVQHGKQTLEKERTPLEQIDANIFSPIKECAIPETSPTTSNFDNASCVSSPSTTESNTNDFEHQLLSARSSPDTSNSTFLSPTSVKSTCTLKKPPYMKGKFNPNILNKRNAKNAEYENDHLEASFISLNQAVTDHLNSKKDGAQMQNDPDISFCNLIMAELKQLDNHIKQVKKQEIMQILWRKENL comes from the exons ATGGCGTACGATCACACGGATTACTGCCGTAATAGCATAAACATGTCccaaaatgaagaaaatgaaaaCTATTCTGAAGTGATGTTGCAGGACGAAGATAGAAATTTTGatgatttgttaataaatattgtgaaaGAATATCCACATCTATATGATAGCAGCT cGGATGTTTGCTGCACTCGGTGGACCCGTCTAAGAGAATCTTTCtctaaagaaaagaaaaaaagacaaagTGAAACAACAAGTGGAAGTGGAGCTTCCAAAAGACGAGGATTTGTATACTTCGAGTCTATGAAATATATTGACAAATTTgtcaaaactaaaaa ATCGATAACCAACATCAAGTTTCccaaaaaatctaatatttttgattgttCAAAAGACAAGAgtctaaataaagaaatttcaaattgGGTGCAGCATGGCAAACAAACTctggaaaaagaaagaactcCTTTGGAACAAATtgatgcaaatatattttcaccAATAAAAGAATGCGCAATACCGGAAACATCACCCACTACCAGTAATTTTGATAATGCGTCATGCGTATCTTCTCCTTCGACGACAGAAAGTAATACAAACGATTTCGAACATCAATTGTTGTCAGCTCGATCATCACCCGATACAAGTAATTCTACATTCCTTTCTCCAACAAGCGTAAAATCTACCTGCACTTTGAAAAAGCCGCCATATATGAAGGGTAAATTTAATcctaatatattaaataaaagaaacgcTAAAAATGCAGAATATGAAAACGATCATTTGGAAGCGTCTTTTATTAGCTTGAATCAAGCAGTTACAGATCATTTGAATTCCAAAAAAGATGGTGCACAAATGCAGAATGATCCAGACATTTCATTTTGCAATCTGATTATGGCGGAATTGAAACAACTGgataatcatataaaacaaGTCAAGAAACaagaaattatgcaaattttgtGGAGAAAAGAAAACTTATAA
- the LOC118645645 gene encoding uncharacterized protein LOC118645645 isoform X2, whose amino-acid sequence MGALLVQRRRNRINRERHRRRRRIWVRPVNTRRRQQGAFYNLFQEIKTDQQMFHKYTRMTLPTFQHLMDIINPSLIKRSPRALEPEQRVALTLRFLIGDKVPAIAFAYRVGLSTVHKIIKETCDIFGRLLGPIYLRAPSREEYLQIAEGFWKLWNFPHCLGALDGKHVDAQCPPNSGKNSDAGIYANSDLNMENGMLDIPEGTSCLSGTDIQVPYFFIGDEAFPIGKHLMRPYSGRYLGERKNIFNYRLSRARRIIENTFGILVKKWSIYNRPIAATPENINKYILATVCLHNFLRNREGNVIQFKNNDEIIENNENGAAFATHIRDSLCNYFITPNGMVDWQHDYVTRGQNQDII is encoded by the exons ATGGGAGCACTTTTGGTGCAACGTCGTAGAAATAGGATCAACCGTGAACGTCATCGTCGCCGTCGGCGTATCTGGGTACGACCAGTTAACACAAGGAGAAGACAGCAAGGAGCGttttacaatctttttcaGGAGATAAAAACAGATCAACAAATGTTCCACAAGTATACACGTATGACACTGCCAACATTCCAGCACTTGATGGACATTATCAATCCAAGCTTAATAAAACGAAGTCCACGAGCACTTGAACCAGAGCAAAGAGTTGCTTTGACATTACG ATTTCTGATTGGAGACAAAGTTCCAGCAATTGCTTTTGCCTATCGTGTTGGTTTATCAACAgtgcataaaataattaaagagacGTGTGACATATTTGGAAGACTTCTTGGTCCTATCTATCTACGAGCTCCTTCGAGAGaagaatatttacaaattgctGAGGGTTTTTGGAAACTATGGAATTTTCCACATTGCTTGGGGGCACTTGATGGAAAACATGTCGATGCTCAATGCCCCCCCAATTCTG GGAAGAACAGTGATGCAGGAATTTATGCAAACAGCGACTTGAATATGGAAAATGGGATGCTGGATATTCCAGAGGGAACCAGTTGCTTAAGCGGAACCGATATACAAGtgccttatttttttattggggACGAAGCATTTCCCATTGGAAAGCATTTGATGCGGCCATATTCTGGACGGTATTTGGGGGAACgcaagaatatatttaattacagacTTTCGCGAGCCCGGcgtataatagaaaatacatttggaattttagtaaaaaagtgGAGTATTTATAACAGACCGATTGCTGCGACTCctgaaaatatcaataaatatattttggcaACTGTATGTTTGCACAATTTCTTAAGAAACAGAGAAGGTaatgttatacaatttaaaaacaatgatgaaattattgaaaataacgaAAATGGTGCAGCATTTGCGACGCACATTAGAGACTCtctttgcaattattttataactccAAATGGAATGGTCGATTGGCAGCATGACTATGTAACAAGAGGACAAAATCAAGACATCATCTAA